The following coding sequences lie in one Chanos chanos chromosome 4, fChaCha1.1, whole genome shotgun sequence genomic window:
- the filip1b gene encoding filamin-A-interacting protein 1, which yields MRSRTSVMEGPESGKLVVKQPVKSFHKEEQGSGQEIMKRRTKVQQEKESKDTNVTSATVKRPQKDANVGGSGTVKRPQKPAESGKKKARLTDLSQEDLLRLLGVMEGEVQAREDIIHMLKSERTRPETLEAHYGSAAPIKPLLALQRDSMLTGGQTTGEDVYETPMAELDRLEDKHRETYRRMLEQLLLAEKCHRRTVTELESEKRKHVDFMNKSDDFTNLLEQERERLKRLLEQEKAYQARKDKDHSRRLEKVRQELVKLKSFALMLVDERQLHIEQIDQQSQKIQDLSKKLQDREQRLEAVASKSKEDSQKILKLEVELEHKAAKFAQEHEEMTAKLANQESQSRQLRQKLAGLTRRTEELEESNRVLQKSEEDLQELRDKISRGECGNSSLMAELENLRKRVLEMEGKDEEITKTENQCKELRRKLQDEENHSRELKLEVEKLQKRMVDLEKLEGAFNVSKSECVQLHGKLEREKNLTKDLAGELDTLKNRVKELECSESRLEKVESSLKDDLTKLKSLTVILVDERKNMAERIKQEEQKSEDLSRMFKTEQSKVMEVTEKLIEESKKLLKLKSEMEVKVTSLTKEKEDLKTKLASEEELRKDLNTKVNLMQKRMDGLEEAERDSSRNRASSDKARFPNEDNKVKELTLEIERLKNRLKQLEVVEGDLMKTEDEYDLLEKKFRTEQDKANALCQLLEEMKSQIARNKAIEKGEAVSQEAELRLRCKMEEAKTRDLQADVQALKEKIHELMNKEDQLSQLQVDYSVLQQRFIEEEDKNKSMSQEVLNLTKELESTKRYSRALRPGTNGRRMVDVPLTSTAVQTDAAASEPVEETPAVFIQKSVLEENHIMNNLRQRGLRKPTVLDRYPPAAAELGIRKSWIPWMKKKDSVTVSPDSPEKMNHQVNGTASPRPPELTMSQKPGQPLHIRVTPDHQNSTATLEITSPRAEDFFSSTTIIPTLGLQKPRITIVPKPTTVPTKTKISEETCGPERSEKSPVTITTISRAKSPEKNKSSYPDGSHSPVSPVSIITVSTTPVTQASASPEPQEMTMGRAVFRVTPEKQTVPSPMRKYSPNSNIITTEDNKIHIHLGPQIKRPQDVGSTPTVTVRPLSVSTENKESTIGAVLRSTQQPSTTQCKTTPNKMTSSITITPFTSAPSRPTQSVLGSDVQPSRTAATRIPMSKGMKTGKAVLGISAMSRIEPRTESQSMKIELRKSAICSSASAGGGKC from the exons ATGAGGTCCAGGACGAGTGTCATGGAGGGCCCCGAGAGCGGGAAACTAGTGGTCAAACAGCCCGTCAAGAGCTTCCACAAAGAGGAGCAGGGGAGCGGCCAGGAGATCATGAAGAGGAGAACGAAGGTTCAgcaggagaaagaaagcaaggaCACAAACGTCACGTCTGCGACCGTGAAAAGGCCGCAAAAGGATGCAAACGTTGGCGGCTCTGGGACCGTTAAAAGGCCCCAAAAGCCGGCGGAGAGTGGCAAGAAAAAGGCCAGATTAACGGACCTCTCCCAAGAGGATCTTCTCCGTCTGCTGGGAGTGATGGAAGGAGAGGTTCAG GCACGGGAAGACATCATCCACATGCTGAAGTCAGAACGGACTCGACCGGAAACGTTGGAGGCTCACTACGGCTCTGCAGCTCCCATAAAGCCGCTGCTGGccctgcagagagacagcatgCTGACCGGCGGCCAGACCACTGGGGAAGATGTTTACGAAACACCCATGGCAGAG CTTGACCGTCTTGAGGACAAGCACAGGGAGACTTACCGTCGCATGCTGGAACAGCTGCTCCTGGCTGAGAAATGCCACAGGCGTACTGTAACTGAGCTGGAGAGCGAAAAACGGAAACATGTCGACTTTATGAACAAAAGCGATGACTTCACCAACCTCctggaacaggagagagagag attaaagaGGCTGCTGGAACAGGAGAAGGCATACCAAGCACGGAAAGACAAAGACCACAGCAGACGACTAGAGAAAGTGCGACAGGAACTGGTGAAACTGAAATCCTTTGCTCTAATGCTGGTGGACGAGAGACAGCTCCACATAGAGCAAATTGACCAGCAAAGCCAAAAGATTCAGGACCTCAGCAAGAAGCTGCAGGACAGAGAGCAGCGTTTGGAAGCTGTTGCCAGCAAATCCAAAGAGGACAGCCAGAAGATCTTAAAGCTGGAGGTGGAATTGGAGCATAAGGCAGCCAAATTTGCTCAAGAACATGAGGAGATGACTGCCAAGCTTGCAAACCAAGAGTCCCAGAGCAGGCAGCTGCGCCAGAAGCTGGCTGGCCTGACCCGCAGAACTGAGGAGCTAGAGGAAAGCAACAGGGTCCTGCAGAAGTCTGAAGAGGATCTGCAAGAGCTGAGAGATAAAATCAGCAGGGGCGAATGTGGAAACTCCAGCCTCATGGCTGAGCTTGAGAATCTCCGCAAGAGAGTCCTGGAGATGGAAGGCAAGGATGAAGAGATCACGAAGACAGAAAATCAATGCAAGGAGCTGAGGAGAAAGTTACAGGATGAGGAAAACCACAGCCGAGAGCTGAAACTGGaggttgagaaactgcaaaaaAGGATGGTTGATCTGGAGAAACTGGAAGGAGCTTTCAATGTCAGTAAGTCGGAGTGTGTGCAGCTCCATGGTaagcttgagagagagaaaaatctgacAAAGGACTTAGCCGGTGAGCTTGATACATTGAAAAACCGTGTGAAAGAGCTTGAATGTTCAGAGTCAAGGCTTGAAAAAGTGGAAAGTAGCCTAAAGGATGACTTGACAAAGCTCAAGTCTCTCACTGTCATACTGGTGGATGAACGAAAGAACATGGCTGAAAGAATTAAACAGGAAGAACAAAAAAGTGAAGATTTGAGCAGAATGTTTAAGACTGAACAAAGCAAGGTTATGGAGGTCACAGAGAAGCTGATTGAAGAAAGCAAAAAGCTCCTAAAACTCAAATCTGAAATGGAAGTGAAAGTTACCTCTCTgacaaaggagaaagaagacCTGAAGACCAAGCTTGCAAGTGAAGAGGAACTGCGCAAAGATCTTAACACAAAAGTCAATTTGATGCAAAAAAGAATGGATGGGTTGGAAGAAGCAGAAAGAGACTCCTCTAGAAACAGAGCTAGCTCAGACAAGGCCAGATTCCCTAATGAGGACAACAAAGTCAAAGAACTAACCCTGGAAATTGAGAGGCTGAAGAACCGTCTGAAGCAGCTAGAGGTCGTGGAGGGTGATTTGATGAAGACAGAGGATGAATATGACCTACTTGAGAAAAAGTTCAGGACAGAGCAGGACAAGGCCAACGCCCTGTGCCAGCTTCTAGAGGAAATGAAGAGTCAGATTGCAAGAAACAAAGCAATAGAGAAGGGAGAGGCGGTAAGCCAAGAAGCGGAGCTGAGATTACGATGTAAGATGGAGGAGGCAAAAACAAGAGACTTGCAGGCAGACGTACAGGCTCTCAAAGAGAAAATTCATGAGCTAATGAACAAGGAGGACCAGCTCTCTCAGCTTCAGGTGGACTACTCTGTCCTTCAACAGAGGTTCAttgaagaagaagacaaaaataaaagcatgagCCAAGAGGTGCTCAACCTCACAAAAGAGCTGGAGAGCACAAAACGCTACAGCCGTGCTTTGCGGCCCGGCACGAATGGAAGGAGGATGGTGGATGTTCCTTTGACCTCTACAGCTGTGCAGACAGATGCAGCAGCAAGCGAGCCTGTAGAAGAGACACCTGCTGTGTTTATTCAGAAATCAGTTTTGGAGGAAAATCACATCATGAATAACTTACGACAGAGAGGCCTCAGGAAGCCAACAGTTCTTGACCGTTATCCACCTGCAGCTGCAGAGCTTGGTATTCGAAAATCGTGGATCCCTTggatgaagaaaaaagattcagtcactgtctcaccAGACAGCCCCGAAAAGATGAATCATCAGGTCAATGGTACGGCATCACCACGTCCTCCTGAGCTGACCATGTCCCAAAAGCCTGGGCAACCTCTGCATATTCGAGTGACTCCAGATCATCAAAATAGCACTGCTACCTTAGAGATCACGAGCCCTCGTGCTGAAGACTTCTTCTCAAGCACTACAATAATCCCAACTTTAGGGCTCCAGAAACCGCGGATCACTATAGTTCCAAAGCCTACCACCGTACCAACCAAGACCAAGATCAGTGAAGAGACATGTGGACCCGAGAGGTCTGAGAAGTCTCCAGTAACCATCACCACCATTTCCAGGGCCAAGTCCCCTGAGAAAAACAAGAGCTCTTACCCAGATGGATCTCATTCACCAGTGTCTCCAGTGTCCATCATTACAGTCAGCACCACACCGGTGACTCAGGCATCTGCTTCTCCAGAGCCACAAGAGATGACCATGGGCCGTGCCGTGTTCAGGGTGACcccagagaaacagacagtacCCTCACCCATGCGAAAATACAGCCCCAACTCCAACATCATCACCACGGAAGACAACAAGATCCACATTCACTTGGGACCGCAGATCAAAAGGCCACAGGATGTCGGCAGTacccccacagtcacagtcaggcCTCTTAGTGTaagcacagagaacaaagagtCCACAATAGGTGCGGTGCTGCGCTCCACCCAACAGCCCTCCACCACCCAATGCAAAACTACACCCAACAAGATGACCAGCAGCATCACAATTACCCCCTTCACCTCAGCTCCTTCCAGACCAACTCAGTCTGTG CTCGGGTCGGATGTGCAGCCATCTCGAACCGCGGCAACACGAATCCCTATGTCAAAAGGTATGAAAACAGGGAAAGCAGTTCTGGGCATCTCTGCCATGTCCAGGATAGAGCCGCGCACTGAAAGCCAGTCCATGAAAATTGAGCTGAGGAAGTCGGCCATTTGCAGCTCTGCGTCCGCAGGGGGTGGGAAGTGCTGA
- the LOC115809089 gene encoding cell cycle control protein 50A-like isoform X1 translates to MMASSYNAKEEDGHHSGASGPGSSTVKSRKPDNTAFKQQRLPAWQPILTAGTVLPAFFVIGLIFIPIGIGLYVTSNNIKEFEIDYTGIDMSSPCFNCSQSFSWNSSVPCKCSLAFSLDQPFESNVFMYYGLSNFYQNHRRYVKSRDDSQLNGDSFSLTNPSKECEPYRTSENKPIAPCGAIANSLFNDTLELFYIDPNGTRTPIPLIKKGIAWWTDKHVKFRNPGGNNSNLTAIFQGTSKPVNWRKPVYELDTDPENNGFINEDFIVWMRTAALPTFRKLYRIIQKKNNMTPTLPRGNYTLEVTYNYPVRSFEGRKRMILSTISWMGGKNPFLGIAYITVGSVCFFLGVVLLIIHHKYGNRNNSSDIPN, encoded by the exons ATGATGGCGTCTAGCTATAATGCAAAGGAGGAAGACGGGCACCATTCTGGGGCCTCTGGACCTGGCAGCAGCACGGTGAAAAGTAGAAAACCTGATAATACAGCTTTCAAACAGCAGCGATTACCTGCTTGGCAACCGATTCTAACTGCGGGTACCGTCTTGCCAGCGTTTTTTGTTATCGGCCTTATCTTCATCCCAATTGGAATAGGTCTATACGTTACATCAAACAACATCAAGGAATTTGAG ATCGATTATACGGGGATTGACATGTCCAGTCCATGTTTCAACTGCTCCCAGAGTTTTAGCTGGAATAGCTCCGTACCATGCAAATGCTCCTTAGCCTTCTCTCTTGACCAGCCTTTTGAG AGCAATGTTTTCATGTATTACGGTCTCTCCAATTTCTATCAAAACCATCGGCGCTATGTTAAATCCAGAGATGACAGTCAGTTGAATGGAGACAGCTTCTCACTGACC AATCCAAGCAAGGAGTGCGAGCCATATCGCACCAGCGAGAACAAGCCTATCGCTCCGTGTGGAGCTATTGCAAACAGCCTGTTCAATG ATACACTGGAGCTGTTTTACATTGACCCCAATGGAACAAGAACACCTATTCCACTGATAAAGAAAGGGATTGCGTGGTGGACAGATAAGCATGTGAAATTCAGAAATCCTGGTGGCAATAACTCCAACCTCACTGCCATTTTCCAGG GAACCTCAAAGCCGGTTAACTGGCGGAAACCTGTCTATGAGCTGGACACAGACCCAGAAAACAACGGCTTCATTAACGAGGACTTCATTGTGTGGATGCGTACGGCTGCCCTGCCCACATTCCGGAAGCTTTACCGTATCATCCAGAAGAAGAATAATATGACACCGACGCTTCCCAGAGGCAACTACACCCTTGAAGTCACTTACA ACTATCCCGTGCGTAGTTTTGAGGGACGAAAGCGCATGATCCTGAGCACCATCTCTTGGATGGGAGGGAAGAACCCTTTCTTGGGCATCGCCTACATCACCGTCGGATCTGTCTGCTTCTTCCTAGGTGTAGTCCTGCTCATCATCCACCACAAATACGGAAACCGTAACAACAGCTCCGACATTCCCAACTAA
- the LOC115809089 gene encoding cell cycle control protein 50A-like isoform X2 translates to MMASSYNAKEEDGHHSGASGPGSSTVKSRKPDNTAFKQQRLPAWQPILTAGTVLPAFFVIGLIFIPIGIGLYVTSNNIKEFESNVFMYYGLSNFYQNHRRYVKSRDDSQLNGDSFSLTNPSKECEPYRTSENKPIAPCGAIANSLFNDTLELFYIDPNGTRTPIPLIKKGIAWWTDKHVKFRNPGGNNSNLTAIFQGTSKPVNWRKPVYELDTDPENNGFINEDFIVWMRTAALPTFRKLYRIIQKKNNMTPTLPRGNYTLEVTYNYPVRSFEGRKRMILSTISWMGGKNPFLGIAYITVGSVCFFLGVVLLIIHHKYGNRNNSSDIPN, encoded by the exons ATGATGGCGTCTAGCTATAATGCAAAGGAGGAAGACGGGCACCATTCTGGGGCCTCTGGACCTGGCAGCAGCACGGTGAAAAGTAGAAAACCTGATAATACAGCTTTCAAACAGCAGCGATTACCTGCTTGGCAACCGATTCTAACTGCGGGTACCGTCTTGCCAGCGTTTTTTGTTATCGGCCTTATCTTCATCCCAATTGGAATAGGTCTATACGTTACATCAAACAACATCAAGGAATTTGAG AGCAATGTTTTCATGTATTACGGTCTCTCCAATTTCTATCAAAACCATCGGCGCTATGTTAAATCCAGAGATGACAGTCAGTTGAATGGAGACAGCTTCTCACTGACC AATCCAAGCAAGGAGTGCGAGCCATATCGCACCAGCGAGAACAAGCCTATCGCTCCGTGTGGAGCTATTGCAAACAGCCTGTTCAATG ATACACTGGAGCTGTTTTACATTGACCCCAATGGAACAAGAACACCTATTCCACTGATAAAGAAAGGGATTGCGTGGTGGACAGATAAGCATGTGAAATTCAGAAATCCTGGTGGCAATAACTCCAACCTCACTGCCATTTTCCAGG GAACCTCAAAGCCGGTTAACTGGCGGAAACCTGTCTATGAGCTGGACACAGACCCAGAAAACAACGGCTTCATTAACGAGGACTTCATTGTGTGGATGCGTACGGCTGCCCTGCCCACATTCCGGAAGCTTTACCGTATCATCCAGAAGAAGAATAATATGACACCGACGCTTCCCAGAGGCAACTACACCCTTGAAGTCACTTACA ACTATCCCGTGCGTAGTTTTGAGGGACGAAAGCGCATGATCCTGAGCACCATCTCTTGGATGGGAGGGAAGAACCCTTTCTTGGGCATCGCCTACATCACCGTCGGATCTGTCTGCTTCTTCCTAGGTGTAGTCCTGCTCATCATCCACCACAAATACGGAAACCGTAACAACAGCTCCGACATTCCCAACTAA